GGCTAGTGTCAAATCCGATATTTCCTTCAGCAATGAGCAGCGCAGAGCCGGAAACAGTTCATTGAAGTTTAGCTTGACCAGTCTGAATCGTAAGCCGGCGCCCAATAATTACGTAACCAAATCAGAAGTATCGATGTATCGGAGTGATACCGATACAACCGAGGTATGGTATGGCTTTAGTCTGTTTATGCCTGGGTCAAGCATGAAAAATGACGCTTATCCAATTCTGTTCATGCAATGGCATGCCAATTATCAGGGCTACCCAGGCGGATTCTCGTATCGGATTCCCATCATTTTCATGACCATTCAGCCTAACAACACCATTCAGGTAATTTACGGCTCTGCTTCAGAAGCACCAACTGCCTGGAGCCAGCTTTCTAGTAACCGATCAACGGCAAAAACTGTTGGGAAGGTGGTCTTCGACGAATGGGTCGATTATGTTGTTCACATCCGATTTGCCCCGACAACGAATAAGGGCATTCTGCAAATGTGGCAGAACGGAACGCAACTTCTCAATGACAGGAATATGCCTCTAGGCTACAAAAATGGCAAGCCTTACTGGAAGTTTGGTCTTAACTGTTTCACCGGGAGTGCCTCTCATACGGACAAAGCCCTATACGTCGATCAGCTACGTTACGGCAATCAGGATGCCTGCTACGATGCTGTGGCACCAAGCGGGACAGATGGGCTGTTCAAGCCGATGAAATAACGAACTTGCACAAAAGTAAAAACGCCGACTTCATGATGAGTCGGCGTTTCTATATTCCACCAAGTAAAGAAAGCAATTTACTAAAAGACAGTCCATCGCTAACTTGTCAACTACTTTTTAATGACAACTTAATCGGCGATTTGGTATGGTACACTATCTGGAATTTACGCCGAATGCAATAGCAGGCTAATGAGTGAGTAATGCACAGCGATTGCTGTCTAACGGTAGTGGCAAAAACGGCCTGATAAAGCTCTTTCCTGTTTACCGCTCACTCAAACTTACCGATACACCAGTTAACACTAAGCCCAAAAGAATGAACTAATGTATGGTTGAGTAGAGCTAATAAATGCTTGAAAGCCAGTATTTTATTATTAGAATATGGTCCTCTTGCCTCCCTAGCTGTAAGCCACTGGTCAAACCGATAACTAAGATGCCAAATAGGGCTATTTGCTCAACGAAATGAATATGACGTAAC
This genomic window from Spirosoma agri contains:
- a CDS encoding heparin lyase I family protein, encoding MMKKYVLLCIVLIASVSCTDWFQPLPLPQNARNFRLISTCNVASVVTSDDFEEATLPFYFDNQASVKSDISFSNEQRRAGNSSLKFSLTSLNRKPAPNNYVTKSEVSMYRSDTDTTEVWYGFSLFMPGSSMKNDAYPILFMQWHANYQGYPGGFSYRIPIIFMTIQPNNTIQVIYGSASEAPTAWSQLSSNRSTAKTVGKVVFDEWVDYVVHIRFAPTTNKGILQMWQNGTQLLNDRNMPLGYKNGKPYWKFGLNCFTGSASHTDKALYVDQLRYGNQDACYDAVAPSGTDGLFKPMK